The following proteins come from a genomic window of Panicum hallii strain FIL2 chromosome 8, PHallii_v3.1, whole genome shotgun sequence:
- the LOC112902937 gene encoding patatin-like protein 2, whose protein sequence is MEGTMEIKTDTPILMAKPMPPAKQGRVLTVLSIDGGGIRGLIPATILARLEAQLQEEDGPDARIADYFDVVAGTSTGGLIAAMLTAPGKDNRSLFAAKDISQFYLENGPKIFPQKGGWVWVPGFVRNAVKMVRGGPKYDGEFLHEKINSLLRDIRVADTLSYVVVPAFDVNRMHPILFNSFEAEREAHKNPRLADVCIATSAAPTYLPAHSFATEGAGGEPHAFELVDGGVAANNPTMAAMSLLTKEMIRLRRQLEDEDLHLVNGDLVSGLTTTRKAVTDPTTTKSFENNPTTAAMTALIAMEKEKGKQTRMGRQDAEASVYRNILVLSVGTGIAKQAHKYTAADCNKWNLLNWLTNDGFNPLLDFFSNASADMVDIHAEVHFELLGCEKNYLRIQTETLEGDNALVDCTTEKNMAELIKIGNDLLKEKVVKVNKDTGVYEPVEGASTNEQALKELAGKLSEERRIRQATALK, encoded by the exons ATGGAAGGAACAATGGAAATCAAGACCGACACCCCCATCCTCATGGCGAAACCGATGCCGCCGGCGAAGCAGGGGAGGGTTCTCACGGTGCTGAgcatcgacggcggcggcatccGCGGCCTCATCCCGGCCACCATCCTAGCTCGCCTCGAGGCCCAGCTCCAA GAGGAAGACGGGCCAGACGCTAGGATCGCCGACTACTTCGACGTGGTCGCCGGGACCAGCACCGGCGGGCTGATCGCCGCGATGCTGACGGCGCCCGGCAAGGACAATCGGTCGCTCTTCGCCGCCAAGGACATCAGCCAGTTCTACCTTGAAAACGGCCCCAAGATCTTCCCACAGAAAGG gGGATGGGTCTGGGTCCCGGGGTTCGTTAGGAATGCGGTGAAGATGGTCAGGGGCGGCCCCAAGTACGACGGCGAGTTCCTGCACGAGAAGATCAACAGCCTCCTCCGGGACATCCGGGTGGCCGACACGTTGAGCTACGTCGTCGTGCCGGCGTTCGACGTGAACCGCATGCATCCCATCCTGTTCAACTCGTTCGAGGCCGAGCGGGAGGCGCACAAGAACCCGCGCCTCGCCGACGTCTGCATCGCCACGTCGGCGGCGCCCACCTACCTCCCCGCGCACAGCTTCGCTAcggagggcgccggcggcgagccccACGCGTTCGAGCTCGTCGACGGCGGCGTCGCGGCCAACAACCCCACCATGGCCGCCATGTCCCTGCTCACCAAGGAGATGATCCGCCTCCGCCGGCAGCTGGAGGACGAGGACCTGCACCTCGTGAACGGCGACCTCGTGTCCGGCCTCACCACCACGAGAAAAGCTGTAACCGACCCCACCACCACGAAGAGCTTCGAGAATAACCCCACCACGGCCGCCATGACCGCGCTGATCGCCAtggagaaggagaaggggaaGCAGACCCGCATGGGCAGGCAGGACGCGGAGGCGAGCGTGTACCGGAACATCCTCGTGCTCTCCGTCGGGACGGGGATCGCCAAGCAGGCGCACAAGTACACCGCGGCGGATTGCAACAAGTGGAACCTGCTCAACTGGCTCACCAACGACGGGTTCAACCcgctcctcgacttcttctccaaCGCCAGCGCCGACATGGTCGACATCCACGCCGAGGTGCACTTCGAGCTCCTCGGCTGCGAGAAGAACTACCTTCGCATCCAG ACTGAAACACTGGAGGGAGATAATGCGTTGGTGGACTGCACGACGGAGAAGAACATGGCCGagctgatcaagattggcaatgACCTGCTCAAGGAGAAGGTGGTGAAGGTGAACAAGGACACGGGGGTGTACGAGCCCGTGGAAGGCGCGTCCACCAATGAGCAGGCACTCAAGGAGTTGGCTGGGAAGCTCTCCGAGGAACGCAGGATTCGCCAGGCTACTGCCCTCAAGTGA